A genomic region of Glycine max cultivar Williams 82 chromosome 15, Glycine_max_v4.0, whole genome shotgun sequence contains the following coding sequences:
- the LOC100526990 gene encoding uncharacterized protein At3g17950, with protein sequence MQNMSQQDEGWPLGLLQPANARIELVRNSDNAGSISFNTLLTRSPSSSTDSSSDFDTESTGSFFPDQSTTLGSLMGVSSIVELSRRSLRGTKTELLKSKKKMFNFSSWLFCLGSRSKITEAESQKYNPPSLGQFLAVERRAASENRRKQSLSIYDPHDELALAERNSLFMNGTIAPPHSISPRQSIGTERENMELRQHSKGFGLLAELFSCMCGQDGLLANF encoded by the exons atgcaaaacatgtcTCAACAG GATGAGGGTTGGCCTCTGGGTTTACTGCAGCCAGCGAATGCAAGGATTGAATTGGTCAGAAACAGTGACAATGCGGGGTCAATATCATTCAACACCTTACTCACTCGTTCTCCATCTTCTTCTACAGattcttcatcagattttgaCACTGAG TCAACGGGGTCTTTTTTTCCGGACCAAAGTACCACACTTGGGAGCCTTATGGGTGTCTCTAGCATTGTAGAGCTGTCTAGAAGATCACTAAGAGGAACTAAGACAGAACTATTAAAgagtaaaaagaaaatgttcAATTTCAGCTCATGGTTATTCTGTTTGGGCTCAAGGAGTAAAATTACTGAAGCTGagagccaaaaatataatccaCCATCTCTTGGTCAATTTCTTGCTGTGGAAAGAAGAGCTGCTAGTGAAAATAGAAGGAAGCAAAGCCTATCCATTTACGACCCTCATGATGAGCTTGCATTGGCTGAGCGAAATTCATTATTTATGAATGGCACCATTGCTCCCCCTCACTCCATAAGTCCAAGGCAGAGTATTGGAACAGAGAGAGAAAACATGGAATTAAGACAACACAGCAAAGGGTTTGGTTTACTTGCGGAGCTGTTTTCATGCATGTGTGGACAAGATGGCTTATTGGCTAACTTCTAA
- the LOC100820268 gene encoding putative E3 ubiquitin-protein ligase XBAT31, translating into MGQSLSCSGNYDHGLFTAVQHGDLEIVTTLLDSDPSLLHQTTLYDRHSPLHIAATNDQIEILSKLLDGSLNPDVLNRHKQTPLMLAAMHGNIACVEKLLQAGANVLMFDTSYGRTCLHYAAYYGHSSCLKAILSSAQSSPVSASWGFSRFVNIRDGKGATPLHLAARQRRSECVHILLDSGALVCASTGGYGCPGSTPLHLAARGGSIDCIRELLAWGADRLQRDASGRIPYMVALKHKHGACASLLNPTSAEPLVWPSPLKFISELNPEAKALLEQALMDANREREKNILKGSSYSLPSPSHSDGVADNMSEVSESELCCICFEQVCTIEVQNCGHQMCAQCTLALCCHNKPNPATACLTPPVCPFCRSTITRLVVVKTECHDETDQDSADINCSKLSKSSRKLRHLNDSGSSSFKGLSSVSSFGKLGSRSSGRIAAEWLDKQ; encoded by the exons ATGGGTCAGAGCCTAAGTTGCAGTGGCAACTATGACCACGGCCTCTTCACCGCCGTGCAGCACGGTGACCTTGAAATTGTCACAACTCTCTTGGACTCCGACCCCTCTCTCTTGCACCAAACCACTCTCTACGATCGCCACTCTCCTCTTCATATTGCCGCTACCAATGACCAGATCGAg ATTCTGTCTAAGCTCTTAGATGGATCTCTCAACCCAGATGTTTTAAATCGCCACAAACAG ACTCCGCTTATGCTGGCAGCAATGCATGGGAACATCGCGTGTGTGGAGAAGCTTCTTCAAGCCGGAGCTAAT GTTTTGATGTTTGATACTAGTTACGGGAGAACCTGCTTACACTATGCCGCATACTACGGCCATTCTTCTTGCCTTAAGGCTATTCTTTCTTCTGCTCAATCTAGTCCAGTATCTGCTTCTTG GGGGTTTTCTCGGTTTGTGAATATTAGAGATGGAAAAGGTGCAACGCCATTGCACTTGGCAGCTCGTCAGAGACGGTCTGAATGTGTACATATTCTATTAGACAGTGGTGCTCTTGTTTGTGCTTCAACTGGTGGATATGG CTGTCCTGGGAGCACTCCTCTACATCTAGCAGCTAGAGGGGGATCTATAGATTGCATTCGTGAATTGTTGGCATGGGGTGCTGATCGTCTTCAACGCGATGCATCTGG GCGGATACCATATATGGTTGCTCTGAAACACAAACATGGAGCCTGTGCATCATTGCTAAATCCTACATCTGCAGAACCTCTTGTCTGGCCGTCTCCATTGAAGTTCATCAGTGAGCTTAATCCTGAAGCCAAAGCTTTATTAGAGCAGGCATTGATGGATgcaaacagagaaagagagaaaaacatattGAAAGGGAGTTCTTACTCTCTGCCATCTCCATCACATTCTGATGGGGTAGCTGATAATATGTCTGAG GTTAGTGAGTCCGAATTATGTTGCATCTGCTTTGAGCAGGTGTGCACAATTGAAGTTCAGAACTGTGGCCACCAGATGTGTGCACAATGCACACTAGCCCTGTGTTGCCACAACAAGCCCAACCCTGCCACTGCCTGTCTTACTCCACCAGTTTGTCCATTTTGTCGGAGCACGATAACAAGACTCGTTGTTGTGAAGACAGAATGCCACGATGAAACTGATCAAGACAGTGCTGATATCAACTGTTCCAAGCTGAGCAAGTCATCAAGGAAACTCAGACACTTGAATGACAGTGGTAGCAGCAGCTTCAAGGGACTATCTAGTGTTAGTTCATTCGGGAAGTTGGGTAGCCGCAGCTCTGGAAGGATTGCTGCTGAGTGGCTTGATAAACAGTGA